The genomic window AAGCTCTTTGAGTGGGATTCATATAGCACCTCCATATTTGTAAATCCATTATAATATTCAAATATGAAATGTTTATGAAATAAGAAAAAAAGAGCAAAAATATATTTGCTCTTTTTTACGAAAAATAAAAAGCTAGCCGAAGCTAGCTCATCTACTATGCGGAGAGAGGGACTTGAACCCTCACGACCTAAAGCGGTCACAGGATCCTTAGTCCTGCGCGTCTGCCAATTCCGCCATCCCCGCGTCGATTACTTTACTAGTATATCAACTTTGAAAAAAAATGTCAAGACTTTTTTCAGATTTTTTCATCTTGAAATGTATTATTCTGTAATTTCAAGCAAATTTTCATCAACCAATTTTGCACCAAGTGTATTCTTAAAATGTCCAAGTGCAAAGGCATGATTTTCAGGCCAAATGGATGCTACTGCTGGTTTCACAACTTCTATCTGATAACCAAGATTATAAGCATCAATCGCCGTATGCAAGACACAAATATCTGTAAGAACTCCCGTCAAAATGACAGTATCCACTTTACGCTCTCTGAGACGGATATCCAAATCAGTGCCAGAAAAAGCTGAATAGTGACGCTTGTCCATCCAGAAAACACGACTTTCATCAGCATGCTCCTGATAGAAGTCGGCTAACTTGCCATACAAATTTCGTCCACTAGTCCCAATAATGTTATGTGGCGGGAAGAGTTTACTTTCAGGATGAAAAACATCATTTTCTTCATGGGCATCGATTGTAAAAAAGATATAATCTCCACGTTCAAAAGCCTTTTGGGTCACCCCATATATATCATCAGATATTGCTTGAGCTGGAACACCCGCAGTCAGTTTCCCATGATCCGCTACAAAATCTTCTGTATAATCAATAGAAATTAGTGCCTTAGCCATTAATAGTCCCTCTTTTTCACTTCTTCAAAAATATCTGGGATTAGAACTTTGAGATAAGTTCCTTTCATACCAAGAGAACGACTTTCAATAATCCCTGCTGATTCGAGTTTACGCAGTGCATTGACAATCACCGAACGTGTAATACCGATACGATCTGCAATGATAGAAGCTGTCAATTGACCTTCATTACCATTTAGTTCTCCTAAAATAGCTGATACTGCTCGCAATTCAGAGTATGAAAGAGTGTTAACCGCCATAGTGACAGCTGTACGACGACGAATATTTTTCTCATCTTCCTCGCGTTGGAAGTTCAAGAGTTGAATTCCTACTACTGTACTGGCAATCTCAACAAGAATCAAATCATCTTCTTCAAACTTTTTATCATTACGCCAAATAATCAAAGAACCCAAGCGAATACCAGAGACATGGATTGGAGCAATTGTTGTCAAACCATCTGGAAAATCTGAACGACTTTCAGTCGGAAAAATAGTCAAATCATGTTCAACTGGAAGGTTATACTCCGTATCATAAATCATGTTTGCTGCTTGAATATATTCATCAGGGAAAATTTTTGATTGGAAAAATTGCTCTACACGGTCATTATTGGTCTTGTAGCGCATAAAGTATCCCAAGAGGCGTCCTTTACTATTCAAAATGCAGGCATTGCAATCAATGATATCAGCCAATTGACGCGTGATTGCGTTGTAGGGAAGATCATCTTGTAATTTCTCCTCAGAACGCTTTAGGATCGATGTAATTTTTCTTGTTTTTTCTAATAAATGTACCATTTTTTACCTCGCATATAATCGCTTTCATTATATCACAAAATTCTGACTACTTCAACAATTATCTGAAAATTGTTTATTGAATTGCAATTCAAGTGTATTCGAAAATTTTACCTATTTTTTATTATTTTCTTATTGACAGCTTCCTACATTTTTGATAAGATAATATTACAAGATAACAAATTTATAAATACAAACTTCTCGTATGATTATTTTCTTGACTTTTGGTCTCCTTATATATAAAAGCGATCCACCACAGTGAACCGCTTTTTTTGTTATTTATCTCCTTTGTTACGAATCACAAAGCCTGTCTTCTTCTCGCTTGAAGTATTACGTGGATTTTTATTATCCTTACGGTAACGTTTTTCCTTCTCAAAGCGGTCGTTCTTGCGACTGCCTTTTTTGAAATCATCACGACGACCATTGCCACGGCGATCACGATCTCGACGGTCGTCACCACGACGGCCACCACGACCAGACTTGCCTTTTGCTCCAAATCCACCACCAGATGGTTTGAATGGTAATGGTTTCTCACGTGCAATTTCAACTTCTGGAAGACTATCTGGATCCTGAACCGTTAAGCTAAGGATGTACATGGCCAATTCTTCTGGGCTGAATTCGGCTGCCAATTTACGGGCATCTTTTGCGAATTTATCAAAGTTTCCACGAATAGCTTCATCAGCAAAGTCACGTTCAATTTTCTTGAGTGCAACCTGTTTCTTAGCTTGGAAGGCTTCTTCTGCACTTGCAGGCTTGAGGCCTTTCATGCGTTTCTTAGTCAAGTTCTCGATAATTTGGAGATAACCCATCTCATTTGGTGCAACAAAAGTGATGGATTGACCTGACTTACCAGCACGACCTGTACGACCGATACGGTGAACATAACTCTCAGGATCTTGAGGAATATCATAGTTGTAGACATGGGTCACACCTGAGATATCCAATCCACGTGCAGCAACATCTGTTGCAACAAGGACATCAAGATTCCCATTTTTAAAATCACGAAGGACACGAAGACGTTTGTTTTGGTCAAGGTCTCCATGAATACCTTCCGCACGGAAACCACGGATCTTCAGACCACGAGTCAACTCATCTACACGGCGTTTGGTACGACCAAATACAATCGCAAGTTCAGGTTGCTCCACGTCCATGAGACGAGTCATGGTATCAAATTTTTCTTGTTCTTTAACTCGGATATAGTATTGGTCAACCAATTCAGTTGTTAATTCCTTAGCAGCAATCTTCACATGCTCAGGTTCTTTCATAAACTGAACTCCGATACGTTTGATGGCATCTGGCATAGTTGCTGAAAAGAGTAAGGTTTGACGATTTTCTGGGACACGAGAGATGATGGCTTCAATATCCTCAAGGAAGCCCATGTTAAGCATTTCATCTGCTTCGTCAAGGATAAGAGTTTCAATGTCCTGTAGTTTCAAGGCCTTGCGTTTGATCAAGTCTAGAAGACGACCAGGCGTTCCAACTACGATATGAGCTCCTGATTTAAGTGCCTTGATTTGTTTTTCGATACTTGAACCACCATAAACAGAACGGACTTTTACACCCTTGCTTCGACCAAAGCGGAAGAGTTCTTCCTGACTTTGTACAGCTAGTTCACGGGTTGGTGCAATGACCAAAGCTTGAATGGTTCCTTCTTCTGTACGAATTTTTTCAAGGGTTGGCAAGCCAAAGGCTGCAGTTTTCCCTGTACCGGTTTGAGCTTGTCCGATAACATCTTTCCCTTCAAGAGCCAAAGGAATGGTTTGCTCTTGAATCGGACTTGCTTCTACAAATCCTGCTTTTTCGATTTCTGCTAACAAATCCGCAGAAAGATTAAATTCATTAAATTTCACGTTATTCTTCTTTCTAAAGATGGTGCGAAGCCATCCTATAGCGCTTAGTTTATACTTTTCTTGTCATGACGTACTTTCATACCTTTTATGAAAGACCGTGTTGCTTCTTTTCCACTAAAGAAAAGTACTGCTTTTTTGCAACTTATCTAGTATAACACAAGACCGGGGCAAAAGATAGTCTAACCACCTGATTAAATCATGTAAACGATTTTTCTATCTTATGAGCTCAATTCCCAAAAGCATTCTCGAGACTATTTTGTTTGGATATTTTTTCCCGTAGCAGATTTGTGCAAAAGTTTTTTTCTTGTGCTAGAATGAAAATCAAACAGGAGGATTTAAAAATGTTAACATACGATTTAATTGTCATTGGATTTGGTAAGGCTGGTAAGACGCTTGCTGGGAAACTAGCCTCAGCTGGTAAAAAAGTTGCCCTTATCGAACGTAGCAAAGCTATGTACGGTGGAACTTGTATCAACATCGGTTGTATCCCAACAAAAACTTTGCTAGTTGCAGCTGAAAAGAACCTTTCATTTGATCAGGTCATGGCTACTAAAAATACGGTTACTACACGCCTCAATGGAAAAAATTATGCTACTGTAGCTGGTACAGGTGTAGATATCTTTGATGCTGAAGCACACTTTGTCTCAAACAAGGTTATTGAAATTCAAGCTGGAGATGAAAAACAAGAACTGACTGCTGAAACAATCGTTATCAACACTGGTGCTATTTCAAACGTATTGCCAATTCCAGGCCTTGCTATAAGCAAGAACGTCTTTGACTCAACAGGTATCCAAAACTTAGAACAATTACCAGAAAAACTTGGTGTACTTGGTGGAGGAAATATCGGCCTTGAATTTGCCAGTCTCTACAACAAACTTGGAAGCAAGGTTACAGTCCTAGATGCTTTGGATACTTTCCTACCACGCGCAGAACCTTCTATCGCTGCTCTTGCCAAACAATACTTGGAAGAAGATGGAATTGAACTCCTTCAAAATGTCCGCACTACAGAAATCAAAAACGACGGTGACCAAGTGCTTGTCGTGACCGAGAATGAAACATACCGTTTCGACGCGCTTCTCTACGCAACTGGTCGTAAGCCAAATGTAGAACCACTTCATCTTGAAAATACAGATATCGAACTAACTGAACGTGGCGCTATCAAAGTCGACAAACACTGCCAAACAAACGTTCCAGGTGTCTTTGCAGTTGGAGATGTCAACGGTGGACTTCAATTCACCTACATTTCTCTAGATGACTTCCGTGTTGTCTACAGCTATCTTGCTGGTGATGGTAGCTACACACTTGAGGATCGTCTCAATGTACCAAACACCCTCTTCATCACTCCTGCACTTTCACAAGTTGGTTTAACTGAAAGCCAAGCAGCTGATTTGAAACTTCCATACGCTGTTAAGGAAATCCCTGTTGCTGCTATGCCTCGTGGCCATGTAAATGGAGATCTTCGTGGTGCCTTCAAAGCAGTTGTCAATACAGAAACCAAAGAAATTCTCGGTGCAACTATCTTCTCAGAAGGTTCACAAGAAATCATCAACATCATCACTGTTGCTATGGACAACAAGATTCCATACACTTACTTCACAAAACAAATCTTCACTCACCCAACCTTGGCTGAAAACTTGAATGACTTGTTTGCGATTTAAGCTAAGATAAACTTATGAAAAACAACCCTCCTAGGGTTGTTTTTTCTTATCCAAAATCTCAATTCTATCTTTTCCGTCTTTTATGATATAATAGAAACATGAAATTTAAAACTACTTTGGGCCTTCTTGCTGGGCGTTCTTCTCACTTTATTTTGAGCCGTCTTGGCCGTGGAAGTACGCTTCCTGGAAAACTCGCCCTTCAATTTGATAAAGATATTTTACAACATTTAGCAAAGAACTACGAAATTGTAGTGGTAACTGGTACCAATGGGAAAACCTTGACAACCGCTCTCACTGTCGGTATCCTAAAGGAAATTTATGGTCAAGTTTTAACTAATCCAAGTGGTGCCAACATGATAACAGGGATTACAACGACTTTCTTGACTGCAAAATCGTCAAAAATTGGAAAAAATGTTGCAGTGCTTGAAATCGATGAAGCTAGTCTCTCACACATCTGTGACTACATCCAACCAAGTCTTTTTGTCATTACCAATATCTTCCGTGACCAAATGGACCGCTACGGAGAGATTTATACGACCTACAACATGATTTTGGACGCTATTCGAAAAGTTCCTACTGCTACTGTCCTCCTTAACGGTGACAGTCCACTTTTCTACAAGCCTGCAATTCCAAATCCTGTTCAGTATTTTGGTTTTGATTTGGAAAAAGGTCCAGCAAAACTTGCTCACTACAATACTGAAGGTATTCTCTGCCCAGACTGTCAAAGTATTTTGAAATATGAGCTTAATACTTATGCCAACTTAGGAGCATATATCTGCGAAAACTGTGGATGTAAACGTCTTGACTTAGACTATCGTCTGACAGAATTGGTTGAGCTGACCAACAATCGTTCCCGCTTTGTTATCGATGGTCAGGAATACGGTATCCAAATCGGTGGGCTTTATAATATCTATAATGCTCTCGCTGCAGTCGCTATTGCTCGTTACCTTGGAGCGGATTCTCAACTGATTAAGCAAGGATTTGACAAGAGTCGCGCTGTATTCGGTCGCCAGGAGACCTTCCATATCGGTGATAAGGAGTGCACGCTGGTTCTCATCAAGAATCCTGTTGGTGCTACCCAAGCTATTGAGATGATAAAATTAGCTCCTTATCCGTTTAGCCTTTCTGTTCTCCTAAATGCCAACTATGCAGACGGAATTGATACCAGCTGGATTTGGGATGCTGATTTTGAACAAATTACTGAGATGGATATCCCAGAAATCAACGCCGGTGGCGTTCGTCATTCTGAAATTGCTCGTCGTCTTCGAGTAACTGGTTATCCAGCTGATAAAATCACTGAAACAAGCAGTCTGGAACAAGTTCTTAAAACGATTGAAGCTCAAGACTGCAAGCATGCTTATATCCTTGCGACTTATACGGCCATGCTGGAATTCCGAGAATTACTATCCAATCGTCAGCTTGTTAGAAAGGAGATGAACTAATGGTTTATACTTCACTTTCCTCAAAAGACGGCAACTATCCTTACCAGCTAAATATCGCCCACCTCTATGGTAACCTCATGAACACCTACGGAGATAATGGGAATATTCTTATGCTTAAGTACGTAGCTGAAAAGCTTGGTGCCCATGTAACAGTTGACATCGTTTCACTTCATGATGATTTCGATGAAAATCATTACGATATCGCCTTTTTCGGTGGTGGCCAAGACTTTGAACAAAGTATCATTGCTGGTGATTTACCTGCTAAAAAAGAAAGTATCGATAACTTTATCCAAAATGATGGTGTTGTCCTTGCTATCTGCGGTGGCTTCCAACTATTGGGTCAATACTATATCGAAGCTTCTGGAAGACGTATCGAAGGCCTAGGTGTCATGGGACACTACACTCTCAATCAAACTAACAACCGCTTTATCGGTGATATTAAAATTCATAACGAAGAATTTGATGAAATCTACTATGGTTTTGAGAACCACCAAGGCCGTACCTTCCTCTCAGATGACCAAAAACCACTCGGTCAGGTCGTTTACGGAAATGGAAACAACGAAGAAAAAATCGGTGAAGGCGTTCACTATAAAAATGTTTTCGGTTCTTATTTCCACGGACCTATTTTATCCCGTAATGCAAATCTAGCCTATCGCTTGGTCACTACTGCACTCAAGAAAAAATATGGTCAGAGCATTGTCCTTCCAGCTTATGAAGATATCCTCAGCCAAGAAGTAGCTGAAGAATACAGCGATGTGAAAAGCAAGGCAGAATTCAACTAATCTTTCTATTCCAACATGCTATTAGCTGTTGGAATTTTTTTTACCTTCATTTCCCCTTCTCCCTTGCATTTTCTACTAATTTTTGCAAAAATAGAGGGGTAGAAAGAAGGTAGCATATGTCTAAATTACAACAAATCTTAACTTATCTTGAATCAGAAAAGCTAGACGTCGCTGTCGTATCTGACCCCGTCACAATTAATTACCTCACTGGCTTTTACAGTGATCCACACGAACGCCAAATGTTCCTCTTTGTCCTTGGAAATCAAGAACCACTTCTCTTCGTTCCAGCCCTTGAGGTTGAGCGTGCAAGCAGCACTGTCTCATTCCCAGTTGTTGGTTATGTGGACTCTGAAAACCCTTGGAAGAAAATCCAAAACGCCTTGCCACATCTTGATTTCAAACGTGTTGCAGTTGAGTTTGATAACCTCATCTTGACTAAATACCACGGTTTAAAATCTGTCTTTGAAACTGCGGAATTTGAAAACTTAACTCCACTAATCCAGCGTATGCGCTTGATTAAGTCAGCTGACGAAGTGCAAAAGATGATGGTAGCAGGTGTCTATGCAGACAAGTCTGTCAAAGTCGGTTTTGACAATATCTCTCTTGACAATACTGAAACAAATATCATTGCACAGATTGATTTTGCCATGAAACGCGAAGGCTATGAAATGAGTTTTGATACTATGGTTTTGACAGGTGATAACGCTGCAAATCCACACGGTATTCCTGGGGCCAACAAGGTTGAAAATAACGCCCTTCTCCTCTTTGATCTCGGTGTAATGGTCAATGGTTATGCATCAGATATGACTCGTACAGTCGCTGTCGGTAAACCTGATCAATTCAAGAAAGATATTTACAACTTGACTCTTGAAGCCCAACAAGCTGCCCTTGACTTTATCAAACCTGGTGTGACAGCTCATGAAGTAGACCGCGCAGCTCGTGAAGTGATCGAAAAAGCTGGCTACGGTGAGTACTTCAACCATCGTCTCGGTCATGGTATCGGTATGGATGTACACGAATTCCCTTCAATCATGGAAGGAAACGACATGGTTATCGAAGAGGGTATGTGCTTCTCAGTTGAACCCGGCATCTACATCCCTGGTAAAGTCGGTGTCCGTATTGAAGACTGTGGTGTTGTGACCAAAGACGGCTTTGACCTCTTTACAAGTACCAGCAAAGATTTGCTTTATTTTGATTAAAAAGTATTTTATAAAAAATAAGATGGAAAAGCTAAACTTTTCCATCTTATTTTTTGATTTGATAATAAATTTTATCAGCAATATAACCTTTTCGTTCAACTGCATTTGGAATCGTCTTCCAAAAAGTCATACCCGCCTTTTCCATAACACGCCCTGATGCTGGGTTTAGACTTACATAGCAAGCATCAACCTCTTCAAATCCAATCTCATCTAGACAGTATGATAAAATTGCCTTCAAGGCTTCTGTCATGATTCCTCGTCCCCAGTAGTCCATCCCTAAGATATATCCGATCTCACAGCTAGAGTTTTCTTCATGCACACTGACAAGACTAATATCTCCGATGACCTGGGGTGGATTTTCTTTGAGACAAATAGCCCATTTGTAGTAATTTGGATTGTCATAGGATTTTACCCAATTGCCAATAGAATTTCGAGTCTGTTCGACATTCAGGTGAGGATCCCAAGTCACATAGGTCAGATTCTCTGAGCGTGAAGCCCAATTATCAAACATGGCTTGAGCATCAGTTTCCACAAATCTCCTTAATATCAAACGTTTTGTCTCAATAGTTTGTGTCCCTACTGCTCTCATAATGGTAACTCTCTTTCTATTTTATGGATGGCTTCAAACTTGCATTGACATATCTCAGTCTCCTATTTCAAGTTATAAAGCGAAAAAGGTCCTCCGGACCTTCTTCGCTTTTGTATTTTCAGGCTCGGGCTAAAAAAGTCCCCCGGACCTGCCTCGCTTTTCTATTTTCAGGCTCGGGCTAAAAAAGTCCCCCGGACCTGCCTCGCTTTTCTATTTTCAGGCTCGGGCTAAAAAAGTCCCCCGGACTTTTTTACTCCCAAAACTTATCAAACACTGTGATTGGTAGATGGCGTTTGTGTTGGCCTTTGTACCACCATTTTTCAATGGTTGCTTGGGCTTCTGGGCTTACTTGTTTACCTTCGAGATAATCATCAATTTCATTGTAAGTAACTCCCAAGGCTACTTCGTCTGCAATACCTGGTTTTTCTTCTTCTAAGTCTGCTGTTGGAACTTTTTCATAGAGGGCTGGATCAGCTCCAAGTTCTTTCAAGAGTTGTTTTCCTTGGCGTTTATTGAGGCGATAGAGTGGGAGAATATCTGCACCACCGTCACCAAACTTGGTAAAGAAACCTGTGATATTTTCCGCAGCATGGTCTGTCCCGATAACAGCTCCGCTATGAGCACCTGCAAGGGCATATTGGGCAATCATACGGCTACGAGCCTTGATATTTCCTTTGTTAAAATCGGAAACTACACTTCCTGTTGCTTCGACTGCTACTGTCATAGCATCAGCAGATTCCTTGATATTCACTACTAAGCTCACATCTGGCTGGATAAAAGCTAGGGCTTTTTGGGCATCTGCTTCATCAGCTTGTACTCCATAAGGCAAACGAACTGCTATAAATTTATAGCTATCATCACCTGTTTCTGCTCGCATTTCTTCCATGGCTAGTTGAGCCAAGCGTCCTGCTAAGGTCGAGTCTTGACCTCCAGAAATGCCTAACACAAAAGTTTTTAAGAAGGGATGCTTCTTTAAATATCGTTTTAAAAAGTCAATCGAACGACGGATTTCTTCCTGGGCGTCAATCACTGGTTTTACACCTAGTTGCTGGATAATGGTTTCTTGCAAACTCATTCTTCTTCTCCTTCGCCTAGAGCTTCCTTACGCATCTTATCAATCAAGTCCATCTTGTCTTGCCATACGTCACGAGCCAAGTCCACAGGATAATGTTGTGGGTTCAGTACGCGTTTGTATTCATCCCAGAGCTTATCAAATTCCTTACGAGCATAGGCTTGAATTTCAGGCAGACTTGGTAAGTCATAAACTAGCTTACCTTCCTTGAAAATGTCTACCAAGAGAGGAACAGCATCAAAATTACGGACAGTTTTCTTGATATAAGTATAGGTTGGATGGAACATCTTGATTTCAGTCATGCTAGCAACATCGACACCATCATAGGTAATGTAATCGCCTTCTGATTTGCCTTTTTCACGACTGGTGATGCGCCAAACTTGTTTCTTACCTGGTGTTGAAACTTTCTCAGCATTGTTTGAAAGTTTAATGGTATTGCGCATATGACCATTCTCGTCTTCAATAGCAACAACCTTGTAAACTGCTCCAAGTGCTGGTTGGTCATAAGCAGTGATGAGTTTAGTACCTACACCCCAGACGTCAATCTTAGCTTTTTGCATCTTGAGATTAAGGATGGTATTTTCATCAAGATCATTGGATGCATAGATCTTAGCATCCGTAAATCCTGCTTCATCCAGTTGTTGACGAACTTTTTTAGAAATATAGGCAATATCTCCAGAGTCAATGCGGACACCAAGGAAATTAATCTTGTCACCAAGTTCACGCGCAACCTGAATCGCTGCTGGAACACCGATGCGAAGAGTATCGTAGGTATCTACTAGAAAGACACAATTTTTGTGCGTTGAGGCATAAGCCTTGAAAGCCTGATAGTCATTTCCATAAACTTGAACTAAAGCATGAGCATGAGTTCCTAAAACCGGAATACCAAAGAGCTTACCTGCACGTACATTACTAGTTCCATTGGCACCACCAATAACAGCCGCACGAGTCCCCCAGATAGCCGCATCCATTTCTTGCGCACGACGTGTTCCGAATTCCATCAAAGGTTCATCATCAATGACTGAACGAATACGAGCCGCCTTAGTCGCAATCAAGGTTTGAAAGTTGACGATGTTCAAGAGAGCTGTTTCAACCAATTGACACTGAGCCAAAGGACCTTCCACTTGAACAATCGGTTCATTGGCAAATACCAAGTCCCCTTCTTGAGCAGAACGTACAGTCAATTCCAACTTGAGATTACGGAGATATTCCAAGAAGGCGCCATGATAACCAAGTGATTCCAAATAAGCAATATCGCTCTCAGAAAAGCGCAGGTTTTCTAAGTAGTTCACAATTCGTTCCAAACCTGCAAATACAGCATAACCGTTTTTGAAAGGTTGTTGGCGGAAATAAACTTCAAAAACTGCTTTCTTATTATGAATGCCTTGGTCGAAGTAAACTTGCATCATGTTAATTTGATACAAATCAGTGTGCAAAGTTAAACTATCATCTGGGTACATATACTGTCCTTCTTCCCTATTTGTAAAAAGATGAAAATGTTTCTTCTTTTCTCATAAACTAGTACTATTATAACACATTTTCTCGATATTGATAAAAAGCTAACAAGCTATTCCATGCTCTCGAGCTTATCCATATCTTTTTCATACTTCTTCTGAGCCCATTCACCATAACTTTTCAAACCTAAGTTTCCAATAAATACCCAAGGGAGATAAAAGACATAAGTAAATACCCAAGCAAAAATGTATTTAAGATGTAGAGGGTTGTGCTGATAAATTTCGATATTGAACTGATAGTTCTGTAGCATCAAGGTAGCTGTAATCACTAGAGTTAATAATAGGCAACCTAAAATTGTAAAATGAAAACGACTATAGTAAGTCACACCTAGACTTCTAGCACGATTGATAAAGTAAAAATTCCCTATGATAATAATAGCGAGAAGCATGCTAGGATTAAAAAGGCTTGGTGCTAACACTGCTATGAAATAAGCTAGAAACAACAATCCGATAGAAATATAAAAACTCTCTGCACCAGCTTTATGAAGTTGTTGCTCTTCTCTTTCGTCTAATAATTGGTAATAATAAAATCTATTTTTCATCTTCTTCCTCCCAAAATAATTGGTCTAAAGTTTTCCCTAAGCATCTGCAAATAGACTGGCAAAGCGAAAGCGAGGGATTGTACTTTCCAGCTTCTATCAAGCCGATAGTCTGGCGCGTAACCCCGACAGCTTCTGCCAAGTCACCTTGTGTCATATCAAGCTCTACTCGAGCTAGTTTTAATTTTAAATTCTTAGCCACTTGTAACCTCCGCCTTAATTTTAAAAGTCGCGCTTCTTTTTTCAACATTATTATATCATATATTTTACATTATGCAATATATATCTGTCATTTTGTGCGATTTTTTTAACAAAAAACTCTACCACTTACATGATAGAGAGTTCTCTGCTTATTCAAATTTTTTCAAAATATCTACAAGGTCACTTCTTTGTTTTACTTGATAGGCTTTGATTCCTAGGCTTTCAGCCATCTTAGTGTTATCTGCTAAATCATCAAGAAAGACACAATTTGCTGGATCCAACTCATATTTACTGAGGATTTCCTCAAACATTTTTCGATCAGGTTTGATGACCTTAATATCACAAGAAAGAACAAACCCATCTAAAATCTTTGCTAGAGGTGCTAGTTGATTTTTCAATAATTCATAAAAAACTGGTGAGGTATTAGATAGGACAAAAATACGATGGCCATTTTCCTTTAAACGTGCAAGAAGCGGAAAGACTTCCGTGTAAATATCGATATAGGCAGGCCAGTTCCAAATGACTTCTTCAACCTTTTTCTGATAGCAATCTCCTAATAGGGAAAGAACCTTATCAACCAATTCTTCTCGAGTCAAAGTCCCTAAGTCCAATCTTTCCCAAAGCCCCGACTGGAAAATAGCCTTGTCTAAAATTAGATAATCTTTCTGAGTTTTAGCTACAGCTTTCAAAATCTTATCCTTGTTCCATTCCAGTAGAACATTACCCATATCCAGTATGATATCCATCAACCTACCTCCATCATTATGTGAACGATCTCTTTAAGCGTCCAATGTCTGTTTACAAATCTTTTTGATAATAGTGCCTTTGTCCAGTATAGGGATAGTCTTTCAAAGTAAAAACTTCCTTGTAGCCATACTTCTGATAAAAGGCAGGCGCTTGAAACTGATAAGTATTTACAAAAGCAAAGCGACAGTTTCTCTTCTTAGCTTCACTTTCTGCTTGCTGCAATAGTTGGGAGCCAATTCCTTGTCCTCGTATGTCTTCTTTTACAAACAAATATTCGATTTCTAGCCAGTTTCCAAAAGTCTCTCCTACTAAACCAGCCATGAGTTCACCGCTATCATCTTCGACATAAATATTAAGTGGCTCGCTTTCAGCAGCTTCTCTTTTG from Streptococcus sp. oral taxon 061 includes these protein-coding regions:
- the murT gene encoding lipid II isoglutaminyl synthase subunit MurT, whose product is MKFKTTLGLLAGRSSHFILSRLGRGSTLPGKLALQFDKDILQHLAKNYEIVVVTGTNGKTLTTALTVGILKEIYGQVLTNPSGANMITGITTTFLTAKSSKIGKNVAVLEIDEASLSHICDYIQPSLFVITNIFRDQMDRYGEIYTTYNMILDAIRKVPTATVLLNGDSPLFYKPAIPNPVQYFGFDLEKGPAKLAHYNTEGILCPDCQSILKYELNTYANLGAYICENCGCKRLDLDYRLTELVELTNNRSRFVIDGQEYGIQIGGLYNIYNALAAVAIARYLGADSQLIKQGFDKSRAVFGRQETFHIGDKECTLVLIKNPVGATQAIEMIKLAPYPFSLSVLLNANYADGIDTSWIWDADFEQITEMDIPEINAGGVRHSEIARRLRVTGYPADKITETSSLEQVLKTIEAQDCKHAYILATYTAMLEFRELLSNRQLVRKEMN
- a CDS encoding FAD-containing oxidoreductase, which produces MLTYDLIVIGFGKAGKTLAGKLASAGKKVALIERSKAMYGGTCINIGCIPTKTLLVAAEKNLSFDQVMATKNTVTTRLNGKNYATVAGTGVDIFDAEAHFVSNKVIEIQAGDEKQELTAETIVINTGAISNVLPIPGLAISKNVFDSTGIQNLEQLPEKLGVLGGGNIGLEFASLYNKLGSKVTVLDALDTFLPRAEPSIAALAKQYLEEDGIELLQNVRTTEIKNDGDQVLVVTENETYRFDALLYATGRKPNVEPLHLENTDIELTERGAIKVDKHCQTNVPGVFAVGDVNGGLQFTYISLDDFRVVYSYLAGDGSYTLEDRLNVPNTLFITPALSQVGLTESQAADLKLPYAVKEIPVAAMPRGHVNGDLRGAFKAVVNTETKEILGATIFSEGSQEIINIITVAMDNKIPYTYFTKQIFTHPTLAENLNDLFAI
- a CDS encoding cysteine hydrolase family protein; protein product: MAKALISIDYTEDFVADHGKLTAGVPAQAISDDIYGVTQKAFERGDYIFFTIDAHEENDVFHPESKLFPPHNIIGTSGRNLYGKLADFYQEHADESRVFWMDKRHYSAFSGTDLDIRLRERKVDTVILTGVLTDICVLHTAIDAYNLGYQIEVVKPAVASIWPENHAFALGHFKNTLGAKLVDENLLEITE
- the codY gene encoding GTP-sensing pleiotropic transcriptional regulator CodY, translating into MVHLLEKTRKITSILKRSEEKLQDDLPYNAITRQLADIIDCNACILNSKGRLLGYFMRYKTNNDRVEQFFQSKIFPDEYIQAANMIYDTEYNLPVEHDLTIFPTESRSDFPDGLTTIAPIHVSGIRLGSLIIWRNDKKFEEDDLILVEIASTVVGIQLLNFQREEDEKNIRRRTAVTMAVNTLSYSELRAVSAILGELNGNEGQLTASIIADRIGITRSVIVNALRKLESAGIIESRSLGMKGTYLKVLIPDIFEEVKKRDY
- a CDS encoding DEAD/DEAH box helicase, with amino-acid sequence MKFNEFNLSADLLAEIEKAGFVEASPIQEQTIPLALEGKDVIGQAQTGTGKTAAFGLPTLEKIRTEEGTIQALVIAPTRELAVQSQEELFRFGRSKGVKVRSVYGGSSIEKQIKALKSGAHIVVGTPGRLLDLIKRKALKLQDIETLILDEADEMLNMGFLEDIEAIISRVPENRQTLLFSATMPDAIKRIGVQFMKEPEHVKIAAKELTTELVDQYYIRVKEQEKFDTMTRLMDVEQPELAIVFGRTKRRVDELTRGLKIRGFRAEGIHGDLDQNKRLRVLRDFKNGNLDVLVATDVAARGLDISGVTHVYNYDIPQDPESYVHRIGRTGRAGKSGQSITFVAPNEMGYLQIIENLTKKRMKGLKPASAEEAFQAKKQVALKKIERDFADEAIRGNFDKFAKDARKLAAEFSPEELAMYILSLTVQDPDSLPEVEIAREKPLPFKPSGGGFGAKGKSGRGGRRGDDRRDRDRRGNGRRDDFKKGSRKNDRFEKEKRYRKDNKNPRNTSSEKKTGFVIRNKGDK